The Georgenia sp. TF02-10 genome window below encodes:
- a CDS encoding ATP-dependent DNA helicase RecG: protein MGEDGRTAGTGTPPASGARHDPAVVGEGTGPLGEPLAKLVGAPTGRALGKLGLEVAEDLLRHYPRRYDHRAELSPLGRLRPGEDASVIARVAAAHQRPMRSRPGFILSVTITDGVNRLELTFFAKRAHALTYHREQLRPGVTAIFYGKVQDRYGTRQLLQPEFETLPDLDAEAAAVERIDAPIPVYPSAAGVRSRVIRECAGVVLDQLRPEDVPDPLPAAYRAAHRLPGLYETFRLLHRPHSDREWQRAQHRLRHEEAFVLQTALAQRRAVTRAQVAVARPPSPGGIREALLDRLPFTLTAGQREIGAVLAEEIAQPVPMMRLLQGEVGSGKTVVALLAMLQVVDAGGQAALLAPTEVLAQQHHRSITALLGPLAEAGLLGGAEHATRVALLTGSQGATARRQALAAAASGEAGIVIGTHALLGEQVQLADLGLVVVDEQHRFGVEQRDALRGKAATTPHLLVMTATPIPRTVAMTSFGDLETSTLRELPVGRPGVSTTVVPAWNERWMQRVWERVREEVDAGGRAYVVCPRLTPGEQDAPGVDDGVGPGVTDLLDLVDATRPPVAAVPDVAAHLGELPALSGVAVGQMHGQLPPDAKDAAMAAFAAGATPVLVTTTVIEVGVDVPDATVMVILDADRFGLSQLHQLRGRVGRGTRPGVCLAVSHAPPGSEAGRRLEAFATTPDGFVLAETDLRLRREGDVLGAAQSGRSSSLRLLRVLTDSTIIDEARAAARDLIARDPELTTEPALAAAVARRVDEDAAAYLERS from the coding sequence GTGGGCGAGGACGGGCGGACGGCGGGCACCGGGACACCGCCGGCGAGCGGCGCCCGGCACGACCCCGCCGTCGTCGGCGAGGGCACCGGCCCCCTCGGCGAGCCGCTGGCCAAGCTCGTCGGCGCCCCCACCGGACGGGCGCTCGGCAAGCTCGGCCTCGAGGTCGCCGAGGACCTGCTGCGGCACTACCCCCGCCGCTACGACCACCGGGCCGAGCTCTCGCCGCTGGGCCGGCTGCGGCCCGGGGAGGACGCCAGCGTCATCGCGCGGGTGGCCGCCGCGCACCAGCGACCCATGAGGAGCCGGCCCGGGTTCATCCTCTCCGTCACCATCACGGACGGGGTCAACCGGCTGGAGCTGACCTTCTTCGCCAAGCGCGCGCACGCCCTGACGTACCACCGCGAGCAGCTCCGGCCCGGCGTCACGGCGATCTTCTACGGCAAGGTCCAGGACCGGTACGGCACCCGCCAGCTCCTGCAGCCGGAGTTCGAGACGCTGCCGGACCTGGACGCCGAGGCGGCAGCCGTCGAACGGATCGACGCGCCGATCCCGGTCTACCCCTCCGCCGCCGGCGTGCGCAGCAGGGTGATCAGGGAGTGCGCCGGCGTCGTCCTCGACCAGCTCCGCCCGGAGGACGTGCCCGACCCGCTGCCCGCCGCCTACCGCGCGGCCCACCGCCTGCCCGGCCTGTACGAGACGTTCCGCCTGCTGCACCGCCCGCACAGCGACCGGGAGTGGCAGCGCGCCCAGCACCGGCTGCGGCACGAGGAGGCGTTCGTGCTGCAGACCGCGCTCGCCCAGCGCCGGGCGGTCACCCGCGCCCAGGTCGCCGTCGCCCGCCCGCCCAGCCCGGGCGGCATCCGGGAGGCGCTGCTGGACCGGCTGCCGTTCACCCTGACCGCCGGGCAGCGGGAGATCGGGGCGGTGCTGGCCGAGGAGATCGCCCAGCCGGTGCCGATGATGCGGCTGCTGCAGGGCGAGGTCGGCTCCGGCAAGACGGTGGTGGCGCTGCTGGCGATGCTCCAGGTCGTCGACGCCGGCGGGCAGGCCGCCCTGCTCGCGCCCACCGAGGTCCTGGCCCAGCAGCACCACCGCTCCATCACCGCCCTGCTCGGCCCGCTCGCCGAGGCCGGCCTGCTCGGCGGCGCCGAGCACGCCACCCGGGTCGCGCTGCTGACCGGCTCCCAGGGCGCCACCGCCCGGCGCCAGGCGCTCGCCGCCGCCGCCTCGGGCGAGGCCGGCATCGTCATCGGCACCCACGCCCTGCTCGGCGAGCAGGTCCAGCTCGCCGACCTCGGGCTGGTGGTGGTCGACGAGCAGCACCGGTTCGGGGTGGAGCAGCGGGACGCGCTGCGCGGCAAGGCCGCCACCACCCCGCACCTGCTCGTGATGACCGCCACCCCGATCCCGCGCACGGTGGCGATGACCAGCTTCGGGGACCTGGAGACCTCCACCCTGCGCGAGCTGCCGGTCGGCCGGCCCGGGGTCAGCACGACCGTCGTGCCGGCCTGGAACGAGCGGTGGATGCAGCGGGTGTGGGAGCGGGTCCGGGAGGAGGTGGACGCCGGCGGGCGGGCCTACGTCGTCTGCCCCCGCCTCACCCCGGGCGAGCAGGACGCCCCCGGCGTGGACGACGGCGTCGGCCCGGGTGTGACGGACCTCCTCGACCTGGTCGACGCCACCCGCCCGCCGGTGGCCGCGGTGCCCGACGTCGCCGCCCACCTCGGTGAGCTGCCCGCCCTGTCCGGGGTCGCCGTCGGGCAGATGCACGGCCAGCTCCCCCCGGACGCCAAGGACGCCGCCATGGCCGCCTTCGCCGCGGGCGCCACCCCGGTCCTGGTCACCACCACGGTGATCGAGGTCGGGGTGGACGTGCCGGACGCCACCGTCATGGTCATCCTCGACGCCGACCGGTTCGGCCTGTCCCAGCTGCACCAGCTCCGCGGCCGGGTCGGCCGCGGGACCCGGCCGGGGGTGTGCTTGGCGGTCAGCCACGCCCCGCCGGGCAGCGAGGCCGGCCGGCGGCTGGAGGCCTTCGCCACCACCCCCGACGGCTTCGTGCTCGCCGAGACCGACCTGCGGCTGCGCCGGGAGGGCGACGTCCTCGGCGCGGCCCAGTCCGGCCGGTCCTCCTCGCTGCGCCTGCTGCGGGTGCTCACCGACTCCACGATCATCGACGAGGCCCGCGCCGCCGCCCGCGACCTGATCGCCCGGGACCCGGAGCTGACCACCGAGCCGGCGCTGGCCGCCGCGGTGGCCCGGCGGGTGGACGAGGACGCCGCCGCCTACCTCGAGCGCAGCTGA
- a CDS encoding LLM class flavin-dependent oxidoreductase has translation MAVPVTILDLATVHPGGSVKDTFDASVDLAQHAERWGYRRYWFAEHHNMPTIASSATAVLIGHIAGATSTIRVGSGGVMLPNHSPLVVAEQFGTLATLYPDRIDLGLGRAPGGDLAMLRALRRDPSAAEAFPQDVLELQALLGPERPGQTVRAVPGTGTEVPLIILGSSLFGARLAAALGLPYAFASHFAPAALLEALRVYRAEYRPSPAHPEPYVFAAMNVFAADSEDEARTLFTQVLRDRVGQLTRRGLPLPDRDADALLASPAGAQVREMMRYTAVGAPGTVRSEVDRFVELTGADELVVASAAPTNETRRRSYELLAEVLTA, from the coding sequence ATGGCCGTGCCCGTCACCATCCTCGACCTCGCGACCGTCCACCCCGGCGGCTCCGTCAAGGACACCTTCGACGCCTCCGTCGACCTCGCCCAGCACGCCGAGCGGTGGGGGTACCGCCGGTACTGGTTCGCCGAGCACCACAACATGCCGACCATCGCCTCCTCGGCGACGGCGGTGCTCATCGGGCACATCGCCGGCGCCACCAGCACCATCCGGGTGGGCTCGGGCGGGGTCATGCTGCCCAACCACTCCCCGCTCGTCGTCGCCGAGCAGTTCGGCACCCTCGCCACCCTCTACCCGGACCGGATCGACCTGGGCCTGGGCCGGGCGCCGGGCGGGGACCTGGCGATGCTGCGCGCCCTGCGCCGGGACCCCTCCGCCGCCGAGGCCTTCCCGCAGGACGTGCTCGAGCTCCAGGCGCTGCTCGGCCCGGAGCGGCCCGGGCAGACCGTCCGGGCGGTCCCGGGCACAGGCACCGAGGTCCCGCTGATCATCCTCGGCTCCTCCCTCTTCGGGGCCCGGCTGGCCGCCGCGTTGGGCCTGCCCTACGCCTTCGCCTCGCACTTCGCGCCCGCCGCGCTGCTGGAGGCCCTGCGCGTCTACCGCGCCGAGTACCGCCCCAGCCCGGCCCACCCGGAGCCCTACGTGTTCGCAGCGATGAACGTCTTCGCCGCGGACAGCGAGGACGAGGCCCGCACCCTGTTCACCCAGGTGCTGCGCGACCGCGTCGGCCAGCTCACCCGCCGCGGGCTGCCCCTGCCGGACCGCGACGCCGACGCGTTGCTGGCCTCCCCGGCCGGGGCCCAGGTCCGGGAGATGATGCGGTACACCGCCGTCGGCGCGCCGGGCACGGTGCGGTCGGAGGTCGACCGGTTCGTCGAGCTGACCGGCGCCGACGAGCTGGTGGTCGCCAGCGCCGCGCCCACCAACGAGACGCGGCGCCGCTCCTACGAGCTGCTGGCGGAGGTGCTGACCGCCTAG
- a CDS encoding MBL fold metallo-hydrolase — MSGAITVTPVHVGDLLGPGMPIYVHVINHPDARVLVDTGLTDLHPAAADLDPRIRPLNEQDFDIDSIDIVVNTHLHFDHCGGNHLFAGKPIYVQRRELDDARHEESYTIPEWVDPPGAAARYVPVDGELELLPRVRLVPAPGHTRGSQVVVVETGEQPVVVAGDTAVWFGELDQPTTEGQRLVRSLDPQQVWLAHEPQAWRLRP; from the coding sequence ATGTCCGGCGCAATCACCGTCACACCCGTCCACGTAGGAGACCTGCTCGGCCCCGGCATGCCGATCTACGTTCACGTCATCAACCACCCCGACGCGCGCGTGCTGGTCGATACCGGCCTGACGGACCTCCATCCAGCAGCTGCCGACCTCGATCCTCGCATCCGCCCCCTGAACGAGCAGGACTTCGATATCGACAGCATCGACATCGTCGTCAACACCCACCTTCACTTCGACCACTGCGGCGGCAACCACCTCTTCGCCGGAAAGCCCATCTACGTCCAACGACGGGAGCTCGACGACGCCCGCCACGAAGAGAGCTACACCATCCCTGAATGGGTCGATCCGCCCGGTGCTGCGGCGCGGTACGTACCGGTCGACGGGGAGCTCGAGCTGCTTCCCCGGGTGCGGCTCGTGCCCGCACCCGGTCACACCCGCGGCTCGCAAGTCGTCGTCGTCGAGACCGGTGAGCAGCCGGTCGTCGTCGCCGGCGACACCGCAGTCTGGTTCGGGGAGCTCGATCAGCCCACGACGGAAGGTCAGCGCCTGGTGCGTTCGCTGGATCCCCAGCAGGTGTGGCTTGCTCATGAGCCGCAGGCCTGGCGGCTCCGCCCATGA
- a CDS encoding DUF6297 family protein has product MSLPSGAAVRRFTRRRSRRRAAAPLSDLLADVYVALLTVAVTTALTLSTAGWLGGAVTAAPPTAGRGLVFAPGWLGALLGLAALAALTGLTARLGPVVLSRPQASWWLGLPVDRRSLLRPAALHWPAVAAAAGAVVGLAAGLVVGHDPAWLAGAALAGAGTAAAGTLLAGLAQADTRAHRRVRRAADATLAATPILGMGLAVAAVPAPVATPALLPVGAAALAAAGLLALVLDRSLGRLRDAVLREGGAVAGEALGSLLSLDTRALGRALSAATEPARRRPRSLGGLGRVPARWRAPAAVVAGDLLLLARSPRHLVQVLVAACLPALALAAPRPAPLLTLAAVLLGAYAAALAAAEGARRAQANTALDALLPLGERAVRRCRLVVPAVVLAGWGLVLGALLAWRYGDPAGWLALGALAGPVWAAAGVRAAYRPLPDFSGPLVHTPMGSIPPGIGAVVAVGPDLAALGSVPVLIALVLGAVPPALLAAQAGLAVVALAVAARVPARPHRPEAPHGPPAPHRPQAVGS; this is encoded by the coding sequence GTGAGCCTGCCGTCCGGGGCCGCCGTCCGGCGGTTCACCCGACGGCGGTCCCGCCGCCGCGCCGCCGCCCCGCTGTCCGACCTGCTCGCCGACGTCTACGTCGCGCTGCTCACTGTCGCGGTGACGACGGCGCTCACGCTGTCCACCGCCGGCTGGCTCGGCGGGGCGGTGACCGCCGCGCCGCCGACGGCCGGGCGGGGCCTCGTCTTCGCCCCGGGCTGGCTCGGGGCGCTGCTCGGGCTGGCCGCGCTGGCCGCGCTGACCGGGCTCACCGCCCGGCTCGGCCCGGTCGTACTGTCCCGGCCGCAGGCGTCCTGGTGGCTCGGGCTGCCGGTGGACCGGCGCTCCCTGCTGCGCCCGGCCGCCCTGCACTGGCCCGCGGTGGCCGCGGCCGCCGGGGCGGTGGTCGGCCTGGCCGCCGGGCTGGTGGTCGGGCACGACCCCGCCTGGCTCGCCGGCGCCGCTCTGGCCGGCGCCGGCACCGCCGCCGCCGGCACCCTGCTCGCCGGCCTGGCCCAGGCGGACACCCGGGCGCACCGCCGGGTACGCCGGGCGGCGGACGCCACCCTGGCGGCGACCCCGATCCTGGGCATGGGGCTGGCGGTGGCGGCGGTCCCGGCGCCGGTGGCCACCCCCGCGCTGCTGCCTGTGGGGGCCGCGGCGCTGGCCGCCGCCGGCCTGCTCGCGCTCGTCCTGGACCGGTCCCTGGGGCGGCTGCGCGACGCCGTGCTCCGCGAGGGTGGGGCGGTCGCCGGGGAGGCGCTCGGCTCGCTGCTCTCCCTGGACACCCGGGCCCTGGGCCGGGCGCTGTCGGCCGCCACCGAGCCGGCCCGGCGCCGCCCGCGCAGCCTGGGCGGCCTCGGCCGGGTGCCGGCCCGGTGGCGCGCCCCGGCCGCCGTCGTCGCCGGCGACCTGCTGCTCCTGGCGCGCAGCCCGCGCCACCTGGTCCAGGTGCTCGTCGCCGCCTGCCTGCCGGCCCTCGCGCTCGCCGCGCCCCGGCCGGCGCCGCTGCTGACCCTCGCCGCGGTCCTCCTCGGCGCCTACGCCGCCGCGCTCGCCGCCGCCGAGGGCGCCCGGCGCGCGCAGGCGAACACCGCGCTGGACGCGCTGCTCCCGCTGGGCGAGCGGGCGGTGCGCCGGTGCCGGCTGGTGGTGCCCGCCGTCGTGCTGGCCGGGTGGGGGCTGGTCCTCGGCGCCCTGCTGGCCTGGCGCTACGGGGACCCGGCCGGCTGGCTGGCGCTCGGCGCCCTGGCCGGCCCGGTGTGGGCGGCGGCCGGCGTGCGCGCCGCGTACCGCCCGCTGCCGGACTTCTCCGGCCCCCTCGTGCACACCCCGATGGGGTCGATCCCGCCGGGCATCGGGGCGGTGGTCGCCGTCGGGCCGGACCTGGCGGCGCTCGGGTCGGTGCCGGTCCTCATCGCCCTGGTGCTGGGCGCGGTGCCGCCGGCGCTGCTGGCCGCCCAGGCCGGGCTCGCCGTCGTCGCGCTGGCGGTGGCCGCGCGGGTGCCGGCCCGCCCACACCGCCCGGAGGCCCCGCACGGCCCGCCGGCCCCGCACCGCCCGCAGGCGGTCGGCAGCTAG
- a CDS encoding transferase, giving the protein MRSRKGRIEFEDDEGVLRQYRPHPNGGGLVEVSARVHPSAFLGEAAYVDPRADVRADARIEAGGWVDTGAVVEEDVVVGTNAHVGSRAVIGRGARIGPRARVGAQARVEAGGQVAADEVVPERAVRAAEPQPARAGWSGANRRDVAA; this is encoded by the coding sequence ATGCGCAGCAGGAAGGGACGGATCGAGTTCGAGGACGACGAGGGCGTCCTGCGGCAGTACCGGCCGCACCCCAACGGCGGTGGGCTGGTAGAGGTGAGCGCGCGGGTGCACCCGTCCGCCTTCCTCGGCGAGGCCGCCTACGTCGACCCCCGTGCCGACGTGCGCGCGGACGCCCGGATCGAGGCCGGCGGGTGGGTGGACACCGGCGCCGTCGTCGAGGAGGACGTCGTGGTCGGCACGAACGCTCACGTCGGGTCCCGCGCCGTCATCGGTCGTGGCGCCCGGATCGGGCCGCGGGCCCGGGTCGGGGCGCAGGCACGGGTCGAGGCCGGCGGCCAGGTCGCCGCGGACGAGGTCGTGCCCGAGCGCGCGGTCCGCGCCGCGGAGCCGCAGCCGGCCCGCGCCGGCTGGTCCGGCGCCAACCGCCGGGACGTCGCGGCCTGA
- a CDS encoding ABC transporter ATP-binding protein: MATSTTAPPADVLVRATRLEVGYDLPVCPPVTFTLAAGELLAVVGANGTGKSTLLRTVVGQLEPLAGTVTVPGGDPRSRDFRASVAADLGDDAFFPALTAVEHLLLTCYGHGVPAPREVVDQLVEEFGLTTRADALPAALSSGQRRRLLLAAAFARPRSLLVLDEPEQRLDPGMRADLVERLRAEREAGGAALVATHDPAVVRGAATAVLVLGEDRAALAAPADGAAALELL; encoded by the coding sequence ATGGCCACCTCGACCACCGCCCCGCCCGCGGACGTCCTGGTCCGCGCCACCCGCCTCGAGGTCGGCTACGACCTGCCGGTGTGCCCGCCGGTGACCTTCACCCTCGCCGCCGGGGAGCTCCTCGCCGTCGTCGGGGCCAACGGCACCGGCAAGTCCACCCTGCTGCGCACCGTCGTCGGCCAGCTCGAGCCCCTCGCGGGGACCGTCACCGTGCCCGGCGGGGACCCCCGCAGCCGGGACTTCCGCGCCAGCGTGGCCGCCGACTTGGGCGACGACGCGTTCTTCCCGGCGCTGACCGCCGTCGAGCACCTGCTGCTGACCTGCTACGGCCACGGCGTCCCCGCCCCGCGGGAGGTGGTCGACCAGCTCGTCGAGGAGTTCGGGCTGACCACCCGGGCCGACGCGCTGCCGGCCGCGCTGTCCTCCGGCCAGCGCCGCCGGCTGCTCCTCGCCGCCGCCTTCGCCCGGCCGCGCTCCCTGCTCGTCCTGGACGAGCCCGAGCAGCGGCTAGACCCCGGGATGCGGGCCGACCTCGTCGAGCGGCTGCGCGCCGAGCGCGAGGCCGGCGGCGCCGCGCTGGTGGCCACGCACGACCCGGCGGTGGTCCGCGGCGCGGCCACCGCGGTCCTCGTCCTCGGCGAGGACCGGGCTGCCCTCGCCGCGCCGGCCGACGGCGCCGCCGCCCTGGAGCTGCTGTGA
- a CDS encoding helix-turn-helix domain-containing protein, translated as MDDVRVLADPSAVEAALDPIRVSILDALDEPGSATTVAAKVGLTRQKVNYHMKALEAHGLVELAETRTWGGITERFVRRTARHLVVSPNVLPGAAIDPDEVADHLSAGYLVAVSARTVSEVAAIASSETTGTRLPTLTLDTVIGFRSAEDRAAFATDLQAAVSSLVARYHHDDGRPHRLTISSYPRPKESS; from the coding sequence ATGGACGACGTCCGAGTACTCGCCGACCCGTCCGCCGTGGAAGCGGCGCTCGACCCGATCCGGGTCTCCATCCTCGACGCGCTTGATGAACCGGGTTCGGCGACCACGGTTGCAGCGAAAGTCGGACTGACCCGTCAGAAGGTCAACTACCACATGAAGGCGTTGGAGGCCCACGGGCTGGTCGAGCTGGCAGAGACACGTACCTGGGGCGGTATCACCGAGCGGTTCGTGCGCCGCACGGCGCGCCACCTCGTTGTCTCACCGAACGTGCTGCCCGGCGCCGCCATCGACCCCGACGAGGTCGCCGATCACCTCTCGGCCGGGTATCTCGTCGCGGTGAGCGCCCGGACCGTCTCGGAGGTGGCGGCGATCGCGAGCAGCGAGACAACCGGGACGCGCCTGCCGACCCTGACGCTCGACACGGTGATCGGCTTCAGATCGGCGGAGGACCGCGCCGCGTTCGCCACAGACCTGCAAGCAGCGGTCTCCTCCCTGGTCGCCCGATACCACCACGACGACGGGCGGCCGCACCGCCTGACCATCTCTTCCTACCCTCGACCGAAGGAATCATCATGA
- a CDS encoding adenosine deaminase translates to MPTPTPLPTAELHVHLEGTLEPEHVYALAERNRVRLPYADVADLRSRLDFTGLQHFLDLYYANMAVLRTEEDFADLTRAYLRRAARGGVRHAEVFLDLQAHTARGVPAEVVLAGVTDALAAAEREHGLSAGLIVTFLRHLPGDAALAALTEVLRLDAPLLGVGLCSSETGSAAPFRDAFALAAAHGLRRVAHAGEEGPAANVTEVLDVLGAERVDHGIRALEDDAVVERLAAEQVPLTLCPLSNVRLRVVRDLAAYPLRQMLRRGLRVTVNSDDPAYFGGYVDDNIRALTAALDLTADELATLARNAVDAAFVGDARRAELRAEVESWVRARRDEGA, encoded by the coding sequence ATGCCGACGCCGACGCCGCTGCCCACCGCCGAGCTGCACGTCCACCTTGAGGGGACCCTCGAGCCGGAGCACGTCTACGCCCTCGCCGAGCGCAACCGGGTGCGGCTGCCGTACGCCGACGTGGCGGACCTGCGCTCCCGGCTGGACTTCACCGGGCTGCAGCACTTCCTCGACCTGTACTACGCCAACATGGCGGTGCTGCGCACCGAGGAGGACTTCGCCGACCTCACCCGCGCCTACCTGCGCCGCGCCGCCCGCGGCGGGGTGCGGCACGCCGAGGTCTTCCTCGACCTCCAGGCGCACACCGCCCGCGGGGTGCCCGCCGAGGTCGTCCTCGCCGGCGTCACCGACGCGCTCGCCGCCGCCGAGCGCGAGCACGGACTGAGCGCCGGGCTGATCGTCACCTTCCTCCGCCACCTCCCGGGCGATGCGGCGCTGGCCGCCCTGACCGAGGTCCTCCGCCTGGACGCCCCGCTCCTCGGCGTCGGCCTGTGCTCCAGCGAGACCGGCTCCGCCGCCCCCTTCCGGGACGCCTTCGCGCTCGCCGCCGCCCACGGCCTGCGCCGGGTCGCGCACGCGGGGGAGGAGGGGCCGGCCGCGAACGTCACCGAGGTGCTCGACGTCCTGGGCGCCGAGCGGGTGGACCACGGCATCCGGGCGCTGGAGGACGACGCCGTCGTCGAGCGCCTGGCGGCCGAGCAGGTGCCGCTGACCCTGTGCCCGCTGTCCAACGTCCGCCTGCGGGTGGTCCGCGACCTGGCCGCGTACCCGCTGCGGCAGATGCTGCGCCGCGGGCTGCGGGTGACCGTCAACTCCGACGACCCGGCCTACTTTGGCGGGTACGTCGACGACAACATCCGCGCGCTCACCGCCGCGCTCGACCTCACCGCCGACGAGCTCGCCACCCTGGCCCGCAACGCGGTGGACGCCGCCTTCGTCGGCGACGCCCGCCGGGCCGAGCTGCGGGCGGAGGTCGAGAGCTGGGTCCGGGCGCGCCGGGACGAAGGGGCCTGA
- the rpmB gene encoding 50S ribosomal protein L28 — MAATCDVCGKRPSFGKSVSHSHVRTSRRWNPNIQRVRALVNGAPKRLNVCTSCLKAEKVARAV; from the coding sequence GTGGCTGCCACCTGCGACGTCTGCGGCAAGCGCCCGAGCTTCGGCAAGAGCGTCTCGCACTCCCACGTGCGGACCAGCCGCCGTTGGAACCCGAACATCCAGCGCGTGCGCGCGCTCGTCAACGGCGCGCCCAAGCGCCTGAACGTGTGCACCTCCTGCCTGAAGGCGGAGAAGGTCGCCCGCGCCGTCTGA
- a CDS encoding transposase family protein — translation MGARREITKRYTASYAAAGKKDKGRMLDELCGATGWSRANARRALAAARVRKGPARAVVRKPRGRGYSYDALKVLIEVWTLCGQPCGKYLKVILAESLDVLQAHGELTAVADRLTEEVRAEVLAMSPATIDRYLAPTRAARYPGAKAATRPSSTLRSELAVRRSTDEAETRPGFFEVDLVAHCGHSLAGEHAWTLTGTDVVTGWTTNLAIKNRAHRWVVAAIDLLADTLPYPLVGLDSDNGGEFINHQLVAWCAQRAVFMTRSRPHTSNDNAHVEQKNGDIVRRNAFRYRYDTPAELELLGDLWELVNLRKNYLLPTKKVTGWRETPAGRHVRTYDAPRTPYQRVLDSGVLTAEQAAELTAVRAELNPADLTRRITAIQAQLERHARAKTLARRDAS, via the coding sequence ATGGGTGCCAGGCGTGAGATCACCAAGCGGTACACGGCGAGCTACGCCGCGGCGGGGAAGAAGGACAAGGGCCGCATGCTCGATGAGCTGTGCGGGGCCACCGGGTGGTCGCGGGCCAACGCCCGCCGCGCGCTGGCCGCGGCCCGGGTCCGGAAGGGCCCGGCCCGGGCGGTGGTGCGCAAGCCGCGGGGGCGGGGGTACTCCTACGACGCGCTGAAGGTCCTGATCGAGGTCTGGACCCTGTGCGGGCAGCCGTGCGGGAAGTACCTGAAGGTGATCCTGGCCGAGTCCCTGGACGTGCTGCAGGCCCACGGCGAGCTGACAGCGGTGGCCGACCGGCTCACCGAGGAGGTCCGCGCCGAGGTGCTCGCGATGAGCCCGGCCACGATCGACCGCTACCTGGCCCCGACCCGGGCCGCCCGCTACCCGGGCGCCAAGGCCGCCACCAGGCCGTCGTCGACGCTGCGCAGCGAGCTGGCGGTGCGCCGCTCCACCGACGAGGCCGAGACCCGGCCCGGGTTCTTCGAGGTCGACCTGGTCGCCCACTGCGGGCACTCCCTGGCCGGGGAGCACGCCTGGACCCTGACCGGCACCGACGTGGTCACCGGGTGGACCACCAACCTGGCGATCAAGAACCGGGCGCACCGGTGGGTGGTGGCCGCCATCGACCTCCTCGCCGACACCCTGCCCTACCCCCTGGTCGGGCTGGACTCCGACAACGGCGGAGAGTTCATCAACCACCAGCTGGTGGCCTGGTGCGCCCAGCGGGCGGTGTTCATGACCCGGTCCCGGCCGCACACCTCCAACGACAACGCGCACGTGGAGCAGAAGAACGGCGACATCGTGCGCAGGAACGCCTTCCGCTACCGCTACGACACCCCCGCCGAGCTCGAGCTGCTGGGCGACTTGTGGGAGCTGGTCAACCTGCGCAAGAACTACCTGCTCCCGACCAAGAAGGTCACCGGCTGGCGCGAGACCCCCGCGGGGCGGCACGTGCGCACCTACGACGCCCCCCGCACCCCCTACCAGCGGGTCCTGGACTCCGGGGTGCTGACCGCCGAGCAGGCCGCCGAGCTGACCGCCGTGCGGGCCGAGCTCAACCCGGCCGACCTGACCCGCCGGATCACCGCCATCCAGGCCCAGCTCGAACGCCACGCCCGAGCCAAGACCCTCGCCCGCCGCGACGCCTCCTGA
- a CDS encoding SRPBCC domain-containing protein, which yields MSTPDRPRRIEHRAERSFEVIATPEQVWEAIATAGGISSWMVPTRLDPRVGGEVSFDLGDLTTTGVVTDYTPNVRFAYEEPWPIADRIEDVPPRMVEWFASIGVPLSTVYEDLSLTTPIATEFLIETASGGSCVVRIVTSAYGNDADWENEFFAEMVASTIPIWDRLAGYFTELVPR from the coding sequence ATGAGCACGCCCGACCGGCCAAGACGTATCGAGCACCGTGCAGAGCGCAGTTTCGAGGTGATCGCGACCCCCGAGCAGGTGTGGGAGGCGATCGCCACCGCCGGCGGCATCTCCTCCTGGATGGTGCCGACCCGGCTCGACCCACGGGTCGGCGGAGAGGTGTCGTTCGACCTTGGGGACCTCACGACGACCGGAGTGGTCACGGACTACACACCGAACGTCCGGTTCGCCTACGAAGAGCCCTGGCCCATCGCCGACCGGATCGAAGATGTCCCGCCCCGGATGGTCGAGTGGTTCGCCAGCATCGGCGTGCCGCTCTCGACGGTGTACGAGGACCTCTCACTGACGACCCCGATCGCGACCGAGTTTCTCATCGAGACGGCATCCGGCGGTAGCTGTGTCGTTCGCATCGTCACGAGCGCCTACGGGAACGACGCCGACTGGGAGAACGAGTTCTTCGCCGAGATGGTCGCCAGCACGATCCCGATCTGGGACAGGCTCGCTGGCTACTTCACCGAGCTGGTGCCGCGATAA
- a CDS encoding HPr family phosphocarrier protein yields MPSQTAVVGSAVGLHARPAALIAQAAGQYDEEITLATDGNEPVDAASALMIMTLGAEKGATVTVTTESPEALAEIVGLVEQDLDAS; encoded by the coding sequence ATGCCCAGCCAGACCGCCGTCGTCGGCTCCGCCGTCGGCCTGCACGCCCGTCCCGCCGCCCTGATCGCCCAGGCGGCCGGGCAGTACGACGAGGAGATCACCCTGGCGACCGACGGGAACGAGCCCGTCGACGCCGCCTCGGCGCTGATGATCATGACCCTCGGGGCCGAGAAGGGCGCCACCGTCACCGTCACCACGGAGTCGCCGGAGGCGCTGGCGGAGATAGTCGGGCTCGTCGAGCAGGACCTCGACGCCAGCTGA